The Chiloscyllium plagiosum isolate BGI_BamShark_2017 chromosome 8, ASM401019v2, whole genome shotgun sequence genome includes a window with the following:
- the LOC122552281 gene encoding dnaJ homolog subfamily B member 1-like: MGKDYYKILGINKGTAEEDIKKAYRKLALKYHPDKNKSPDAEEKFKEIAEAYDVLSDPKKREIYDQYGEEGLKGGGAAGPNGTNFQYTFHGDPHAVFAEFFGGRNPFDIFFGQRNGEEDMEIDDDPLSSFSGFGMGGMGNMGGMSGFHRTRGTAKKQDPPVMHDLKVSLEEILTGCTKKMKIRRKRLNPDRHTSRQEDTILTIEIKKGWKEGTKITFPKEGDETPNNIPADIIFVLKDKPHPVFKRNGSDIIYQVRISLREALCGCTLSIPTLDKKTHMMAFKDVIQPGSQRRIASEGLPLPKQPDRRGDLVIEFHVRFPENLSNATKEKLKELLPL, translated from the exons ATGGGGAAGGATTATTATAAAATCCTGGGCATTAATAAAGGAACAGCAGAGGAAGatatcaagaaggcatacaggaagCTAGCCCTTAAGTACCATCCTGACAAGAACAAATCTCCAGATGCAGAGGAGAAGTTCAAGGAGATTGCTGAGGCTTATGATGTCCTGAGTGATCCCAAGAAACGAGAAATCTACGATCAATATGGCGAGGAAG GGCTTAAGGGTGGTGGAGCTGCAGGTCCCAATGGCACCAACTTCCAGTACACATTCCACGGGGACCCCCATGCTGTGTTTGCTGAATTCTTTGGCGGAAGGAACCCATTCGACATTTtctttggacagagaaatggcgaAGAAGACATGGAGATTGACGATGATCCGCTGAGCTCTTTCAGTGGCTTCGGCATGGGTGGCATGGGGAACATGGGCGGCATGTCTGGCTTTCACCGAACGCGGGGCACTGCTAAGAAGCAGGACCCTCCTGTCATGCATGATCTGAAGGTTTCCCTGGAGGAGATCCTCACCGGCTGCACCAAGAAGATGAAGATCCGGCGGAAGCGGCTGAACCCTGACCGGCACACGTCCCGGCAGGAGGACACCATCCTCACCATTGAAATCAAGAAAGGCTGGAAGGAAGGGACAAAGATCACCTTCCCCAAGGAGGGCGATGAAACTCCCAACAATATTCCTGCCGATATCATCTTTGTGCTCAAGGACAAGCCACATCCAGTCTTCAAACGGAACGGGTCTGACATCATCTACCAAGTGAGGATCAGCCTCCGGGAG GCGCTTTGCGGTTGTACGTTATCTATCCCGACACTGGATAAGAAAACCCACATGATGGCTTTCAAGGATGTTATTCAGCCAGGCTCGCAGAGAAGGATAGCATCCGAAGGACTGCCACTGCCAAAACAACCAGACCGCCGCGGCGATTTGGTGATCGAGTTCCATGTGCGATTTCCTGAAAACCTGTCAAACGCCACAAAGGAAAAGCTCAAGGAGCTACTGCCACTGTAA